From the Thermovirga lienii DSM 17291 genome, one window contains:
- a CDS encoding ribosomal protein L7AE family protein (PFAM: Ribosomal protein L7Ae/L30e/S12e/Gadd45 family~KEGG: tai:Taci_1190 ribosomal protein L7AE family protein~SPTR: Ribosomal protein L7AE family protein), protein MITCVGPLVRGDSVPLHELAVPYRVVGAKAVKKALEKGKVRKVFIAKDADPSVSDALLEQAVNAGVEVEWADSKVILGRACAIDRPASAAAIRNEEK, encoded by the coding sequence TTGATAACATGTGTCGGTCCCCTAGTAAGGGGGGATAGTGTGCCCTTACATGAGTTAGCTGTGCCTTATAGGGTAGTGGGTGCTAAGGCGGTAAAAAAAGCCTTGGAAAAGGGGAAGGTTAGAAAAGTTTTTATTGCGAAAGACGCTGATCCGTCCGTATCAGATGCATTGTTGGAGCAGGCCGTAAATGCGGGCGTTGAGGTGGAATGGGCGGATAGCAAAGTGATTTTAGGGCGAGCGTGTGCCATAGATAGGCCGGCTTCAGCGGCAGCAATAAGAAATGAAGAAAAATAG
- a CDS encoding translation elongation factor 2 (EF-2/EF-G) (PFAM: Elongation factor Tu domain 2; Elongation factor G C-terminus; Elongation factor Tu GTP binding domain; Elongation factor G, domain IV~TIGRFAM: translation elongation factor EF-G; small GTP-binding protein domain~COGs: COG0480 Translation elongation factors (GTPase)~InterProIPR000795: IPR004161: IPR005517: IPR000640: IPR 004540: IPR005225~KEGG: tai:Taci_1187 translation elongation factor G~PFAM: protein synthesis factor GTP-binding; elongation factor Tu domain 2 protein; elongation factor G domain IV; elongation factor G domain-containing protein~SPTR: Elongation factor G;~TIGRFAM: translation elongation factor G; small GTP-binding protein), translated as MDVEKMDKLRRIRNIGIAAHIDAGKTTTTERILFYTGRKHRIGEVHEGAATMDWMEQEKERGITITSAATTCLWKDHHINIIDTPGHVDFTVEVERSMRVLDGAIAVFCSVGGVEPQSETVWRQADKYRVPRIAFVNKMDRVGADFLGVVSQMKERLGANAVPIQMPVGSEDSFSGVVDLVSCKAVLYQDELGSQYKVVDVPPELQEEVQLAREAMVEALAELDEELMELYLEGEEIPEELLKRVIRENTIKLKLYPVLCGSAFKNKGIQPLLDAVVDYLPSPLDLPPVQGEDPNTGEVVEVCPDPDEPFAALAFKIVVDPFVGRLVYCRVYSGTVNAGETLVNTTARTKERVGRILRMHANKREELDRAEAGMIVALPGLKATKTGDTICSDKRPVVLESLEFPEPVISLAVEPQSKADQVKLSKGLAGLSEEDPTFRVRTDEETGQTIISGMGELHLEIIVDRLKREFGVSVRVGKPQVAYRETIKAKATAEGKFVRQSGGRGQYGHVVLELEPLESRSGFEFVDKIVGGAIPKEYIPAVQKGIEEAMNAGVLGGYPVIGVRATLIDGSYHEVDSSEMAFKIAASMGFKEAMKKAQPVLLEPIMEVEVVTPEDYLGDVMGDLNARRGRVEGMSMRANARIVKAYVPLAEMFGYATELRSKTSGRASYSMKFSHYEEVPQNIAEELLKK; from the coding sequence ATGGACGTTGAAAAGATGGACAAACTTAGACGCATAAGAAATATAGGGATTGCTGCGCATATCGATGCGGGTAAGACTACCACTACTGAGAGGATACTCTTTTACACCGGTCGGAAGCATCGCATCGGGGAGGTTCACGAGGGTGCTGCCACCATGGATTGGATGGAGCAGGAGAAGGAGAGGGGAATTACCATAACTTCTGCTGCTACTACGTGTCTTTGGAAAGATCACCATATTAATATCATTGATACGCCCGGCCACGTGGATTTTACGGTAGAAGTCGAGCGTTCCATGAGAGTTCTTGATGGTGCGATAGCTGTTTTTTGCTCTGTTGGTGGGGTTGAGCCTCAATCTGAGACGGTGTGGAGGCAAGCAGATAAATATAGGGTTCCTAGGATAGCCTTTGTGAATAAAATGGACAGGGTGGGAGCCGATTTCTTGGGTGTGGTCTCTCAGATGAAGGAAAGGCTGGGGGCGAATGCGGTTCCGATACAAATGCCTGTCGGCAGCGAGGACTCCTTTTCTGGCGTTGTAGATTTGGTGAGTTGTAAGGCTGTCTTGTATCAGGATGAACTGGGTTCTCAGTATAAAGTCGTAGATGTTCCTCCTGAGTTGCAGGAGGAGGTCCAGTTAGCAAGAGAAGCCATGGTGGAGGCCTTGGCCGAGTTGGACGAGGAGTTGATGGAGTTATATCTTGAGGGGGAGGAAATCCCGGAGGAACTTCTAAAGAGGGTTATAAGGGAGAATACTATAAAGCTTAAGTTGTACCCAGTTCTCTGTGGTTCTGCATTTAAAAACAAGGGTATCCAGCCTCTATTGGATGCGGTCGTGGATTATTTGCCGAGCCCGTTGGATCTTCCCCCCGTACAGGGAGAGGATCCTAACACCGGTGAGGTTGTAGAGGTTTGCCCCGATCCGGATGAACCCTTTGCAGCTTTGGCGTTCAAGATAGTGGTGGATCCTTTTGTCGGCAGGTTGGTGTATTGCAGAGTTTACTCTGGCACCGTTAACGCAGGGGAGACTCTTGTGAACACTACGGCTAGGACGAAAGAGCGAGTTGGAAGGATCCTGCGTATGCATGCCAATAAACGAGAGGAGCTCGATCGTGCTGAGGCTGGTATGATAGTGGCTCTTCCGGGACTTAAAGCCACTAAGACGGGGGATACTATCTGCAGCGATAAGCGCCCAGTCGTGTTGGAGAGCCTGGAGTTCCCGGAGCCAGTTATCTCTTTGGCTGTGGAGCCCCAGAGTAAAGCGGACCAGGTGAAATTGTCCAAAGGGCTTGCTGGTCTTTCGGAAGAGGATCCGACCTTCAGAGTGCGCACCGATGAGGAGACTGGACAGACCATTATATCCGGAATGGGAGAGCTTCACCTTGAAATAATAGTAGATAGATTGAAGCGTGAATTTGGGGTTTCTGTGCGTGTGGGTAAACCTCAGGTTGCTTATCGTGAAACCATTAAAGCCAAGGCTACCGCGGAAGGTAAGTTCGTGCGCCAGTCTGGCGGTAGAGGACAGTATGGTCACGTGGTGCTGGAACTTGAGCCTCTTGAGTCTAGATCGGGCTTTGAGTTTGTCGATAAGATAGTAGGAGGGGCTATTCCTAAGGAATATATACCCGCAGTTCAGAAGGGTATAGAAGAGGCAATGAACGCTGGAGTGCTGGGAGGATACCCTGTCATAGGGGTGAGAGCGACCCTTATCGACGGAAGCTATCACGAAGTGGATAGTTCCGAGATGGCATTCAAGATAGCGGCTTCTATGGGCTTCAAAGAAGCTATGAAAAAGGCTCAGCCGGTGCTGTTGGAGCCCATAATGGAAGTGGAGGTTGTAACTCCGGAGGATTATCTAGGTGATGTTATGGGCGACCTCAATGCTAGAAGGGGACGTGTTGAGGGTATGAGCATGCGCGCCAATGCCCGTATTGTGAAGGCGTATGTGCCCCTTGCAGAGATGTTTGGATACGCAACGGAGCTTAGGAGTAAAACTTCAGGTAGGGCTTCTTACTCCATGAAGTTTTCTCACTATGAGGAAGTTCCGCAGAATATTGCGGAAGAGCTTTTAAAGAAATAA
- a CDS encoding ribosomal protein S7 (PFAM: Ribosomal protein S7p/S5e~TIGRFAM: ribosomal protein S7, bacterial/organelle~COGs: COG0049 Ribosomal protein S7~InterPro IPR000235: IPR005717~KEGG: tai:Taci_1188 ribosomal protein S7~PFAM: ribosomal protein S7~SPTR: 30S ribosomal protein S7;~TIGRFAM: ribosomal protein S7) gives MPRKGHIRKRKPQVDPRFGRTDIARFINCIMWDGKKSLAERIMYGALDLAAKRLNTDPLDVFEKAMENVKPIVEVRPRRVGGATYQVPVEVQPERAQALATRWIIQYARAKKGMPMVERLAREFMDAYKGEGSSVKKREDTHKMAEANRAFAHYRW, from the coding sequence ATGCCAAGAAAAGGTCATATTCGTAAAAGGAAGCCGCAGGTGGATCCTCGGTTTGGTCGGACCGACATTGCTAGATTTATCAATTGCATCATGTGGGACGGTAAGAAGAGCTTGGCTGAAAGAATAATGTATGGAGCCTTGGATCTGGCTGCCAAGCGCTTGAATACCGATCCGTTGGATGTATTTGAGAAAGCTATGGAGAACGTGAAGCCCATAGTAGAAGTTAGGCCGAGGCGTGTCGGTGGTGCCACATATCAGGTACCAGTGGAAGTTCAGCCTGAGAGGGCTCAAGCTCTTGCCACGAGATGGATAATTCAGTATGCCCGAGCAAAGAAGGGTATGCCCATGGTGGAGAGGCTTGCTCGTGAGTTTATGGATGCTTACAAGGGTGAGGGTAGCTCTGTTAAGAAGAGAGAAGATACCCATAAGATGGCAGAGGCTAATAGGGCTTTTGCACATTACAGATGGTAG
- a CDS encoding DNA-directed RNA polymerase, beta' subunit (PFAM: RNA polymerase Rpb1, domain 2; RNA polymerase Rpb1, domain 4; RNA polymerase Rpb1, domain 1; RNA polymerase Rpb1, domain 3; RNA polymerase Rpb1, domain 5~TIGRFAM: DNA-directed RNA polymerase, beta' subunit, predominant form~COGs: COG0086 DNA-directed RNA polymerase beta' subunit/160 kD subunit~InterProIPR012754: IPR007080: IPR000722: IPR007066: IPR 007083: IPR007081: IPR006592~KEGG: aco:Amico_0620 DNA-directed RNA polymerase, beta' subunit~PFAM: RNA polymerase Rpb1 domain 1; RNA polymerase alpha subunit; RNA polymerase Rpb1 domain 3; RNA polymerase Rpb1 domain 4; RNA polymerase Rpb1 domain 5~SMART: RNA polymerase I subunit A domain protein~SPTR: DNA-directed RNA polymerase, beta' subunit;~TIGRFAM: DNA-directed RNA polymerase, beta' subunit), producing MSQHEITGVKIKLASPERIRELSSGEVKKPETINYRTLRPEKDGLFCERIFGPTKSYECACGKYKRSGPKFKGVVCDRCGVEITDSRVRRERLGHIELAAPVVHIWYLKGIPSRLSLLLGTPSKDLEKVVYFAPIRRREQVFKVVIDGKKTNLVKRGDLISASEERIHRHYDHKFKSEEAYRVVQVEDVPLSEGDIISAHQLGMYKRDYGDKIFQAEPAFRVVRDSADGRFSEGDVLSQTELNNLRNDGVSVEVERALAGSEEGFVVTAVSKLPFSKGDVISASENQLFSQKYPGRFTVQHETVTLEDPCYIVIDGGNSPFKVGDVILEREYRLCASYDKEFKAGIGAEGVLELLKTLDLDELSASLREEIAETTGQKKRKLIKRLQVVEDFRKGDSKPEWMILEVLPVIPPDLRPMVQLDGGRFATSDLNDLYRRVINRNNRLKKLQELRAPDIIIRNEKRMLQESVDALIDNGRMGKAVLGAGNRPLKSLTDLLRGKKGRFRQNLLGKRVDYSGRSVIVIGPNLKLNQCGLPKDMALELFKPFVIQRLVQKGLVPNVKSAKRAIERRREEIWEALEEVIKGHSVLLNRAPTLHRLGIQAFEPVLMEGKAIRLHPLVCAAFNADFDGDQMAVHVPLSIEARVEAQMIMLSAKNLLSPASGKPVVTPTQDIVLGIYYLTGMREGLKGEGTYYRDIDDVLSALDHGLVHVNAKIKVKHAGEWVETSPGRVLFNSVIPEELRFINSQMNKKSLGSLIDAAYDKVEHEKLVKMLDDIKTLGYHWATVSGLSLCLGDVVVPPQKQDIVKKALEEEEELSAQYQMGILTEDEYLRQKETLWSEASRQAADSILANMSDTNPLKMMVQSGARGSKSQLAQMAGIRGLMADPSGRIIDYPIVSNFREGLNMLEYFISTHGARKGLADTALRTAKSGYLTRRLVDVAQDLIITGEDCGTDKGIAIRALVRDEKVVIPLSERIAGRTALVDVINPSTGEVIVRGGEIIDNETAELIEKLGIEEVMVRSPMTCALQNGICRTCYGTDLSQRRKVSIGEAVGVVAAQSIGEPGTQLTMRTFHTGGVRITGEDITQGLPRIEQLFEVRKPKKIAYLAEIDGVVSEIREMEGKRKIFITSEKDGVEFKSSFTVPASQNLLVEEGQKVKKGQALTEGYVDPYQLLEIEGIEAVQNYLVDSIQDVYRSQGVSINNKHIEVILRKVAPVNRVRIVDEGDSSFVANDLVWVRDLEREIEEIRAENDKFIKEAVEAIEGKVLKEAKGQGNLESVIAFKDEALDENKIRRILMPGTPVSELYLEDQKGTLRVIVGEASFRRELEGLELVEPVQLEGDKRIEANSPLTAGQLALLTKGKPAEYMVRDVELLEELEDKAYLADDLILDGKVVAFKDRVITPDVVSIIRDQNIEELKLWRNPETVTVADAMQKKLIDELWGKSLTKAVDEEGNEVADIPHMVDGRVVRGLIANELTAIEVEGHIYTRQSILRQALTDVAYGKVLLEDVFDGKGELVASAGMDVNHQVLDALVEADPEVLILRPIYAHSETKRVIQRVSFVRRLRNEPVWKPVIHGVTKAALNTDSFLSAASFQQTAQVLAGAAVRGDHDKLKGLKENVIIGHLIPAGTGREEYRKIQVFPKKVESEPGKEESEESANLEDIFE from the coding sequence ATGAGCCAACATGAGATCACAGGAGTGAAGATAAAGCTAGCTAGCCCGGAGAGGATAAGGGAGCTCTCAAGCGGAGAAGTCAAAAAACCTGAGACAATAAATTACAGGACTTTGAGGCCTGAGAAGGATGGGTTATTCTGCGAGCGCATCTTCGGGCCCACCAAAAGCTATGAATGTGCTTGTGGTAAGTATAAACGCAGCGGCCCCAAGTTTAAGGGGGTAGTTTGTGATCGCTGTGGTGTTGAGATAACCGATAGTAGGGTGAGACGTGAGCGATTGGGGCATATTGAACTTGCCGCCCCAGTGGTGCATATATGGTACCTTAAGGGGATACCAAGCCGGTTGAGTCTCCTGTTGGGCACGCCTTCGAAGGATCTGGAGAAAGTTGTTTATTTTGCTCCCATAAGGCGAAGGGAACAGGTCTTCAAGGTCGTCATAGATGGTAAGAAGACGAACCTAGTAAAACGGGGTGACCTGATCTCTGCAAGCGAGGAGAGAATACACAGGCACTATGACCATAAGTTCAAATCAGAGGAAGCCTACAGGGTTGTGCAGGTAGAGGATGTTCCTTTGAGTGAGGGAGACATCATATCTGCCCACCAGCTTGGCATGTATAAGAGGGATTACGGAGACAAGATCTTCCAGGCGGAGCCTGCCTTCAGAGTTGTGCGGGATAGTGCAGATGGACGATTTAGTGAGGGAGACGTTCTGTCTCAAACGGAGTTGAATAATCTCAGGAACGATGGAGTGTCCGTGGAGGTGGAAAGAGCTCTTGCAGGAAGCGAAGAGGGCTTTGTGGTAACGGCCGTTTCCAAGCTGCCTTTCTCTAAAGGGGACGTCATATCGGCGAGCGAGAATCAGCTTTTCTCCCAGAAGTATCCTGGAAGGTTCACAGTGCAGCATGAAACTGTGACTCTGGAGGATCCATGCTACATAGTTATAGACGGTGGCAACTCCCCTTTTAAAGTGGGCGATGTGATCCTTGAGAGAGAATACCGCCTTTGTGCCAGTTACGATAAAGAATTCAAGGCCGGGATAGGGGCAGAAGGTGTCTTGGAGTTGTTAAAAACCCTGGATCTAGATGAGCTCAGCGCATCTCTTAGAGAGGAGATTGCTGAGACCACGGGTCAGAAGAAGCGCAAACTGATCAAGCGCTTGCAGGTTGTGGAGGATTTCCGCAAAGGAGACAGCAAGCCTGAGTGGATGATATTGGAAGTATTGCCTGTCATTCCGCCGGATTTGAGACCGATGGTTCAGTTGGACGGAGGTCGTTTTGCCACTTCAGATCTAAACGACCTGTATCGTCGAGTGATCAACAGAAACAATAGATTGAAGAAACTTCAAGAACTTAGGGCTCCGGACATAATTATAAGGAATGAAAAAAGGATGCTTCAGGAGTCAGTGGATGCCCTTATCGATAACGGCAGAATGGGTAAAGCAGTACTGGGAGCTGGCAACAGGCCTCTCAAGAGTCTCACCGATCTTTTGAGAGGTAAGAAGGGGCGATTTAGGCAGAACCTGTTGGGTAAAAGGGTTGATTATTCAGGCCGTTCTGTCATAGTGATAGGTCCTAACTTGAAACTCAACCAATGTGGTCTTCCCAAGGACATGGCCCTGGAGTTGTTTAAGCCCTTTGTCATACAGCGCCTCGTGCAAAAAGGCTTGGTTCCCAACGTAAAAAGCGCGAAAAGAGCCATAGAGAGGCGAAGGGAAGAGATTTGGGAGGCCCTGGAAGAGGTCATCAAGGGTCATTCAGTGCTGTTGAACCGAGCACCTACGCTCCACAGGTTGGGAATCCAGGCTTTCGAACCGGTCTTGATGGAAGGTAAGGCGATACGCCTGCATCCTTTGGTCTGCGCTGCCTTCAATGCCGACTTTGACGGAGACCAGATGGCCGTACACGTACCTTTGTCCATTGAGGCAAGGGTGGAGGCCCAAATGATAATGCTCTCCGCCAAGAACTTGTTGTCCCCAGCGAGTGGTAAGCCTGTGGTCACCCCAACTCAGGACATAGTCTTGGGTATTTACTATCTGACGGGCATGAGAGAAGGCCTAAAGGGTGAGGGGACATATTACAGAGATATCGATGATGTCCTGAGTGCGTTAGATCATGGGTTGGTGCACGTAAATGCGAAGATAAAAGTGAAACATGCCGGAGAGTGGGTTGAGACATCTCCGGGTAGGGTTCTCTTCAACAGCGTTATACCAGAAGAACTCAGGTTCATAAACTCGCAGATGAACAAAAAGTCATTAGGGTCCTTGATAGATGCAGCGTACGACAAGGTTGAGCATGAAAAGCTTGTCAAAATGTTGGACGACATCAAGACTTTGGGATATCACTGGGCGACCGTAAGTGGCTTGAGTCTGTGTCTTGGCGATGTCGTTGTTCCGCCTCAGAAACAGGACATAGTCAAAAAAGCATTGGAAGAGGAAGAAGAACTTAGCGCCCAGTACCAAATGGGTATTTTGACAGAGGACGAGTACTTGAGGCAGAAGGAAACCTTGTGGTCGGAAGCAAGCCGTCAAGCAGCGGATTCCATACTGGCCAACATGAGTGACACGAATCCCCTTAAGATGATGGTTCAGTCAGGTGCTAGGGGCAGTAAGAGCCAGTTGGCTCAGATGGCAGGAATAAGAGGACTTATGGCTGATCCATCGGGTCGCATAATAGACTACCCGATTGTCTCCAACTTCAGGGAAGGCCTGAACATGTTGGAGTACTTTATTTCTACCCACGGTGCACGAAAGGGTCTTGCGGATACGGCGCTCAGAACTGCTAAATCAGGATACTTGACCAGAAGACTCGTTGATGTGGCTCAAGACCTGATAATAACAGGAGAGGATTGCGGTACTGATAAAGGTATAGCGATAAGAGCTCTCGTGAGGGATGAAAAGGTAGTTATACCCCTTAGTGAAAGGATAGCGGGTAGGACGGCATTAGTGGATGTCATCAACCCCTCTACTGGTGAAGTAATAGTAAGGGGTGGAGAGATAATTGATAATGAAACGGCAGAGCTAATAGAGAAGCTGGGTATAGAAGAAGTAATGGTGAGGAGTCCTATGACCTGTGCTCTTCAAAATGGCATATGCAGGACCTGCTACGGTACGGACCTATCCCAACGTAGGAAGGTCTCCATAGGTGAGGCTGTGGGTGTCGTTGCTGCTCAGTCCATAGGAGAGCCAGGAACCCAGCTTACGATGCGCACCTTCCATACGGGTGGAGTTAGGATAACAGGTGAGGACATAACTCAGGGTCTGCCGAGGATCGAACAACTCTTTGAGGTCCGGAAACCCAAGAAGATAGCCTATCTTGCTGAGATAGATGGAGTAGTCAGCGAGATAAGGGAGATGGAAGGCAAGAGGAAGATCTTTATAACGTCGGAAAAGGATGGAGTTGAGTTTAAATCCTCCTTCACGGTTCCTGCGTCACAGAACTTGCTGGTAGAGGAAGGGCAGAAAGTCAAGAAGGGACAGGCCTTGACGGAAGGATATGTAGATCCATATCAGTTGTTGGAGATTGAAGGCATTGAAGCGGTACAAAACTATCTAGTGGATAGCATCCAAGACGTCTATCGCTCTCAAGGTGTTTCCATAAACAACAAACATATTGAGGTCATATTGAGAAAGGTTGCTCCTGTCAACCGAGTTAGGATAGTGGATGAGGGAGATAGCTCCTTTGTCGCCAACGACCTGGTTTGGGTCAGAGACCTGGAGAGGGAAATAGAGGAGATTCGGGCAGAGAACGATAAGTTTATAAAAGAAGCTGTGGAAGCCATTGAGGGCAAGGTTCTAAAGGAGGCTAAAGGCCAGGGGAACCTTGAGAGCGTTATTGCCTTCAAGGATGAGGCCCTGGATGAGAATAAGATAAGGCGCATATTGATGCCTGGTACCCCTGTCAGCGAGCTGTATTTGGAGGACCAAAAAGGAACCTTGCGGGTGATAGTTGGAGAGGCTTCTTTCAGAAGGGAGCTTGAGGGGCTGGAGTTGGTTGAGCCCGTACAGCTGGAAGGTGATAAAAGAATAGAAGCCAATTCGCCTTTGACGGCGGGACAACTTGCGCTCCTCACTAAGGGCAAACCTGCAGAATATATGGTTAGGGATGTCGAGCTTCTGGAGGAGCTGGAAGATAAAGCGTACTTAGCGGATGACCTGATATTGGATGGAAAAGTGGTGGCCTTCAAGGATAGAGTGATAACGCCTGATGTGGTGAGCATAATCAGGGACCAGAATATCGAGGAGCTTAAACTGTGGAGAAATCCTGAGACGGTTACCGTGGCAGACGCAATGCAAAAGAAGCTGATAGATGAACTTTGGGGTAAATCTCTGACAAAGGCAGTCGATGAAGAGGGTAACGAAGTTGCGGATATTCCTCACATGGTTGATGGACGGGTCGTTAGAGGTCTCATTGCAAATGAGCTCACGGCTATAGAGGTTGAGGGTCATATATATACAAGGCAATCCATATTGCGCCAGGCTCTGACCGACGTAGCTTATGGCAAAGTGTTGCTGGAGGATGTCTTTGATGGCAAAGGGGAGCTTGTTGCTTCTGCTGGAATGGATGTAAATCATCAGGTTTTGGATGCTCTTGTGGAAGCGGATCCAGAAGTGCTAATACTAAGGCCAATATATGCTCATTCGGAGACAAAGAGGGTTATACAGAGAGTCTCCTTTGTACGTCGCCTGCGAAACGAACCAGTTTGGAAGCCTGTAATTCATGGCGTGACCAAGGCAGCCTTGAATACTGACAGCTTCTTGAGTGCCGCATCGTTCCAGCAAACTGCGCAGGTCCTTGCGGGAGCAGCGGTGAGAGGAGACCACGATAAACTCAAAGGATTGAAGGAAAACGTTATAATAGGGCACTTGATTCCAGCAGGTACGGGGAGAGAGGAATACAGGAAAATACAAGTGTTCCCCAAAAAAGTAGAGTCTGAACCTGGGAAAGAAGAAAGTGAAGAATCAGCGAACTTAGAGGATATATTTGAATAG
- a CDS encoding ribosomal protein S12 (PFAM: Ribosomal protein S12~TIGRFAM: ribosomal protein S12, bacterial/organelle~COGs: COG0048 Ribosomal protein S12~InterPro IPR006032: IPR005679~KEGG: tai:Taci_1189 ribosomal protein S12~PFAM: ribosomal protein S12/S23~SPTR: 30S ribosomal protein S12;~TIGRFAM: ribosomal protein S12): protein MPTINQLIRKGREEKKKRSGAPALQGNPMRRGVCTRVYTVTPKKPNSALRKVARVRLTNGFEVTSYIPGVGHNLQEHSVVLVRGGRVKDLPGVRYHIVRGTLDCGGVEGRKQGRSKYGARRPK, encoded by the coding sequence GTGCCTACGATTAATCAACTTATAAGAAAAGGTAGAGAAGAAAAGAAGAAACGCTCGGGAGCGCCGGCGCTCCAGGGGAATCCTATGCGAAGGGGAGTTTGTACTAGGGTCTATACCGTTACTCCTAAAAAACCTAACTCCGCTCTGCGTAAGGTTGCGAGGGTAAGGCTAACCAACGGTTTTGAGGTGACCTCATACATACCTGGTGTGGGTCACAATTTGCAAGAGCACTCTGTTGTGCTGGTTAGGGGAGGGCGTGTAAAGGACCTTCCTGGTGTAAGGTATCATATAGTTCGTGGCACTTTGGATTGTGGCGGAGTTGAAGGCAGAAAACAGGGTCGTTCCAAGTACGGAGCCAGGAGACCCAAGTAG